Proteins from a single region of Sylvia atricapilla isolate bSylAtr1 chromosome 7, bSylAtr1.pri, whole genome shotgun sequence:
- the TMEM37 gene encoding voltage-dependent calcium channel gamma-like subunit encodes MTAIGAQAQQLLAHRRPQKSFFETLIRSLIILCVAIAVVLSSVSICDGRWLFARGQLFGLWHFCTLSNDSVLRCVTDLSLAQVEGLSVGVIPIRSMVSFAVVVAIFGLELLMVSQVCDDAHARRKWAMGSILILISFLLSATGVLSFSILVKDHLSFTGFTLTYWCEFIAAFLFFLNGISGLHINSLTHLRSRVGKI; translated from the coding sequence gcGCAGCAGCTGCTGGCGCACCGGAGACCACAGAAATCCTTCTTTGAGACGCTCATCAGGAGCCTGATCATCCTGTGTGTGGCGATCGCCGTGGTCTTGTCATCCGTCTCCATCTGTGATGGCCGCTGGCTCTTTGCGAGGGGGCAGCTCTTTGGGCTGTGGCACTTCTGCACCCTTAGCAACGACAGTGTCCTGAGGTGTGTCACAGACCTCAGCCTGGCCCAGGTGGAGGGACTGAGCGTGGGGGTGATTCCCATCAGGAGCATGGTGTCCTTTGCTGTTGTGGTTGCCATATTCGGGTTGGAGCTGCTGATGGTGTCCCAAGTCTGCGATGATGCCCACGCAAGGCGGAAATGGGCGATGGGTTCCATTCTCATCCTCATCTCTTTTTTGCTGTCAGCCACTGGTGTTCTGAGCTTCTCCATCCTGGTGAAGGATCACCTCAGCTTTACAGGCTTCACTCTGACATACTGGTGTGAGTTCATTGCtgcctttctcttcttcctgaaCGGAATCAGTGGACTTCACATCAACAGCCTCACCCACCTCAGGAGCAGGGTAGGCAAAATCTAG